The DNA window TACATCCTGCTCACGCCCCGGTGCGAGGGCGGCGAGACCTGGCGCTGCGAGGCGGAGATGAAGCCGGGCGGCTATCTGGAGTACGTCTCCAGAGACCGCTCGCGTCTGAGCGTGCTCGCCGAGGCGCGCCTGCTGGGCATCGACGCCGAGGCCGAGCGCGCATGGTACGACTTCCGCGTGCTCCACGAGTGCGCGGCCGCCCTGCCGGACGCCACGGCCCGCGAGGCGCTTCTCCTTGCGATGCGCGAGGCGCTGCGGAGCGTCGACTTTCGCCGCAAGGGCGAGCCGGGTTTCGGCGCGGAGCTCGCCGCGGCGGGGGCCGCCCTGCGCGCCCGCGTCGCGGAGATCCCCTACTGGCGACACCCGGGCGCCATCTTCTTCGCGGGCCACTCGCACATCGACGTGGCGTGGCTCTGGCCACTGCGCGAGACGGCGCGCAAGGTCGGCCGCACCTACTCCACCGTGACCGCGCTGATGGACGAGTACCCGAACTATCACTTCGTGTGCAGTCAGGTGCCTCTCTTCCTCTATTTGCGCGAACACTTCCCTGGCGTCTACGAGCGGGTGAAGGAGCGCGTGCGCGAGGGCCGGTTCGAGCCGGTCGGGGGCACGTGGGTGGAGAACGACTGCAACGTGGTCTCTGGCGAGTCGCTCGTTCGCCAGTGCCTCTACGGGCAGCGCTTCTTTCGAGACGAGCTGGGCGTCGACGTGCGCGTGGGCTGGCTGCCGGACGTGTTCGGCTACTCGTGGGCGCTGCCGCAGATCTATCGCAAGAGCGGGATCGAGTACTTCATGACCGCCAAGGTGGCCTGGAACGAGCGCAACCGCCTGCCCTACAACACCTTCTGGTGGGAGGGCATCGACGGCAGTCGTCTCCTCACCCATCTTGTCCACAACCTGGGCAACATGTACAACGCGCACGCGAAGCCGGCCGAGATGCTGCGCCAGTGGGAGGACTACCGCTCCATGCTGGCCTGCCCGGAGGTGCTCTGCCCCTTCGGCTACGGCGACGGCGGCGGCGGGCCCACCCGCGAGATGCTGGAGTACATCCCGCGCATGGCCGACGTGCCCGGCCTGCCAGCGGCGGGCACCGGCCGGGTGCACGGCTTCTTCGACCGCATCGCGGCCGGCGCGGGCGATCTGCCGGTGTGGAACGGCGAGATGTACTTCGAGCGCCATCGTGGCACCTACACGACCCAGGCATGGAACAAGCGCTGCAATCGCCGAGCCGAGCTGACGCTGCGCGAGGCCGAGATGCTGGCCGCGTTCGCCGTGCCGCTCGGCGCCGCGTACCCGAAGGCCGACCTCACGAGCACCTGGCACACGGTGCTCCTCAACCAGTTCCACGACATCCTGCCCGGCTCGTCGATCCGCGAGGTCTACGAGGACTCTCGCCGCGACTACGCGCGGGCGCTGGAGGATGCGGGACGGCTGCGCGCGGAGGCGCTCGAGCACATCGCGGCGCGCGTGGACACTGCCGGTCCGGGCGCGCCCGTCGTCGTCGTCAACGCGCTCGCCTGGCCGCGCACCGATCTGGCTTCCGCGCCCCTGCCGCCCGGCAC is part of the Chthonomonadales bacterium genome and encodes:
- a CDS encoding alpha-mannosidase produces the protein MADLVQTMRLRVAEIGGCVVREQVRLDGWQVRAALHLAPGRYEPLEAGWRSLDVGGAWARPGETAFLRREVRAPDHWRGLRVGLELRTGGEGLLSVDGTARHGIDDNRGYILLTPRCEGGETWRCEAEMKPGGYLEYVSRDRSRLSVLAEARLLGIDAEAERAWYDFRVLHECAAALPDATAREALLLAMREALRSVDFRRKGEPGFGAELAAAGAALRARVAEIPYWRHPGAIFFAGHSHIDVAWLWPLRETARKVGRTYSTVTALMDEYPNYHFVCSQVPLFLYLREHFPGVYERVKERVREGRFEPVGGTWVENDCNVVSGESLVRQCLYGQRFFRDELGVDVRVGWLPDVFGYSWALPQIYRKSGIEYFMTAKVAWNERNRLPYNTFWWEGIDGSRLLTHLVHNLGNMYNAHAKPAEMLRQWEDYRSMLACPEVLCPFGYGDGGGGPTREMLEYIPRMADVPGLPAAGTGRVHGFFDRIAAGAGDLPVWNGEMYFERHRGTYTTQAWNKRCNRRAELTLREAEMLAAFAVPLGAAYPKADLTSTWHTVLLNQFHDILPGSSIREVYEDSRRDYARALEDAGRLRAEALEHIAARVDTAGPGAPVVVVNALAWPRTDLASAPLPPGTESAGVTGPDGRPAPCQASAGRALFLARDVPSCGLAVYRLGPPDVTPDTAAFQMDGARVVTPWYEVTLGPNGTLARLYDRDAGREVLPPEGGANALIAFEDKPVSDEAWDIDASYEERCWPFEAEGAPEEVEQGPVRLVLRQALRYGASRLEQRVVFYAHTPRIDWETTVDWQERKTLLKVAFPVEVRSPRATYEIAFGAIERPTHRNTSWDEARFEVSGHRWADLSEAGYGVSVLNDCKYGWDVRGSVIRLTLLRSPESPDPEADRGEHRFTYALLPHRGDWRGSTLREAHALNAPLLAAPRAARPGELPASHSFLSVDAPNVVADAVKEAEGDDALIVRLYEAHGARGPVALTFDRDVVEAVECDLLERPGGSARRDGRVVRLAVRPFEVRTLRLRLAR